A genomic region of Deinococcus humi contains the following coding sequences:
- the pstS gene encoding phosphate ABC transporter substrate-binding protein PstS codes for MKKTFLLGLALVATSASAQSLTGAGASFPFPLYSKMFAEYKNATGTSVNYQSVGSGSGQKQILERTVDFAGSDNPMSDEMLKTAPAKLLHIPTAIGAVVPAYNLPGVTAPLKFTGKVLADIYLGKIKTWNDKAIAALNPGVTIPPLPITVARRSDGSGTTFVFSDYLSKVSSEWKSKVGTGNSLDWPVGTGAKGNDGVAGVVKSTPGALGYVELVYAKQNKLPYGSVQNRAGKFVLADNGPASKAAEGVVIPADTRVSITNSPNADAYPIASFTYVIFYQDQKYGNRTEAQAQELKKLLSWMTTSGQQYNEPLDYSKLPSNAANKAKSIINSMTYGGKKL; via the coding sequence ATGAAGAAGACCTTCCTCCTGGGCCTGGCCCTTGTTGCAACGTCCGCGTCCGCGCAGAGCCTGACCGGTGCAGGCGCCAGCTTTCCCTTCCCGCTGTACAGCAAGATGTTCGCCGAGTACAAGAACGCCACCGGCACCAGCGTGAACTACCAGAGCGTCGGCAGCGGCAGCGGCCAGAAGCAGATCCTTGAGCGTACCGTGGATTTCGCCGGCAGCGACAACCCCATGAGCGACGAGATGCTCAAGACCGCGCCCGCCAAGCTGCTGCACATCCCCACCGCCATCGGCGCCGTGGTGCCCGCCTACAACCTGCCCGGCGTGACCGCGCCTCTGAAGTTCACGGGCAAGGTGCTGGCCGACATCTACCTGGGCAAGATCAAGACCTGGAACGACAAGGCCATCGCCGCCCTGAACCCCGGCGTGACCATTCCCCCGCTGCCGATCACGGTCGCGCGCCGCAGCGACGGCTCGGGCACCACCTTCGTGTTCTCCGACTACCTAAGCAAGGTCAGCAGCGAGTGGAAGTCCAAGGTCGGCACCGGCAACAGCCTGGACTGGCCTGTGGGCACCGGGGCCAAAGGCAACGACGGTGTGGCCGGCGTCGTGAAGAGCACGCCCGGCGCGCTAGGCTACGTGGAGCTGGTGTACGCCAAGCAGAACAAGCTCCCCTACGGCAGCGTCCAGAACCGTGCGGGCAAGTTCGTGCTGGCCGACAACGGCCCGGCCAGCAAGGCCGCCGAGGGCGTCGTGATTCCTGCCGACACCCGCGTGAGCATCACCAACAGCCCCAACGCCGACGCCTACCCGATTGCCAGCTTCACATACGTCATCTTCTACCAGGACCAGAAGTACGGCAACCGCACGGAAGCGCAGGCCCAGGAACTCAAGAAACTGCTGTCGTGGATGACCACCTCCGGCCAGCAGTACAACGAGCCGCTGGACTACTCTAAGCTGCCCAGCAACGCGGCCAACAAGGCCAAGAGCATCATCAACAGCATGACCTACGGCGGCAAGAAGCTGTAA
- a CDS encoding protein-methionine-sulfoxide reductase heme-binding subunit MsrQ yields the protein MSTGDARPGTPVAKTTPANRSYRPRRKAASTGWLVPAITVGGLLPVAVLIWDAFTEALGANPIQRATLQTGLLTLTLLVASLACTPLRLLTGWTWPARIRKALGLLAFGYAVLHFLIYLFDHGFSLSVMFEDVLKRPFVTVGFTSLLLLLPLALTSGKNAVRKLGFQTWTRLHQLVYLAVALGALHYYWGVKKDHVPPLIYVGVIAALFALRFVRRRPPRKKVSPL from the coding sequence CGCGCCGCAAGGCGGCCTCGACAGGCTGGCTGGTACCCGCCATCACCGTCGGCGGCCTACTCCCGGTGGCGGTGTTGATCTGGGACGCGTTCACCGAGGCGCTGGGCGCGAATCCCATTCAACGGGCCACCCTTCAGACCGGGCTGCTGACCCTGACGCTGCTGGTCGCGTCCCTGGCCTGCACGCCGCTGCGGCTGCTGACTGGCTGGACGTGGCCCGCGCGTATCCGCAAGGCACTGGGGCTGCTGGCCTTCGGGTACGCCGTGCTGCACTTCCTGATCTACCTGTTCGATCACGGCTTCAGCCTGAGCGTGATGTTTGAGGACGTGCTTAAACGTCCGTTCGTGACGGTGGGATTCACATCGCTGCTGCTTCTGCTGCCCCTGGCCCTGACGAGCGGCAAGAACGCGGTCAGGAAGCTGGGCTTTCAGACGTGGACGCGGCTGCATCAGCTGGTGTATCTGGCCGTCGCATTGGGGGCGCTGCATTACTACTGGGGCGTCAAGAAAGACCACGTGCCGCCGCTGATCTACGTCGGGGTGATTGCCGCCCTGTTTGCCCTCCGGTTTGTCAGGCGCAGGCCGCCGAGAAAGAAGGTCAGCCCGCTCTGA